GGCGGCCTCGCCACGCCCCTGGGCCATGTTCTCCCCATTTCCAGGGAGGTTGGAACGCCGTGGTTCTCAAGGAGGGCGCGCAAGAGTGGAGACCGCGAGTCCAGCTCACCTCGAGCTCTCAGCTGGCTCCATGGACTCAACACCCGATCCGCCTCCGAGCCTGGGAAACTTCCCCTTCCCAGACTCCCACAGGCGCCCCGCCTCCCGAGCTCCCATTGGCTGCTTTTGACGTTTTGCTCCATCCTTTCCGGGCGGGGTGAAAAAAATACTTCCCGTCGCTCCTTTTCGCCTATTGGCTCTGTCAAACGTCGAGTCCGTGACGTCAAAGAGCATGGGCCAATCAGAGCACACCGGACTGCGTTTTCTCCGAACCACCGCAGCAGGGTTAGAAGGGAGATGGCCGCCCTCAGTTGTGGTCTTCGACGGCTTCCGAGCATTGGTGTCTGGCACGCACTTGCTTTGGTTCCGCCATGTCGATGGACCAGGTAAAGCCTTATCACGGGCGCCGCGCGCTTCTCCGTCTGGAACTTCCCACCTGCATGTACCGGCTCCCCAACGTGCAATGCGGGAGTAGCGGCCCAGCGCCCTGCGTTGGCCACGTGCGGGTAGGAGCGcggcccccccccccccgcccagtGCGCACGCGCGGCGGCCCGCTGTTGGCCCGAGTCCCCCCGGGCCTGAAGGAATGTGTCCCACCCAGTTCGCGGTCCCACCCAGGCATCTGTGCCCGCCGGCCAGGGACTCACCCAaacctttatgttttaaaagatttacTTAGGctggcgccatggctcacacctgtaatcccagcactttgggaggcccaagcaggcgggtcacctgaggtcaggagttggagaccagcctggccaacatgttgaaacctcgtctctattaaaaatacaaaatttacaaaaataaaaatacaaaataaaaatacaaaaatacaaaaattagccgggcgtgtggcgggcgcctgtaatcacagccactcgggaggctgaggcaggagaatcgtgtgaaccctggaggcggagtttgcagtgagctgagatcgagccattgcactggagcctgggaaacaagagtgaaactgtgtctcaaaaaaccaaaaatattttttatatatgtaatatataaaatatatataatatatgatatcatATCTCATATATGATATCacatatatgatatgatatatcgcatatatatgatatgatatcatatata
This DNA window, taken from Pongo pygmaeus isolate AG05252 chromosome 6, NHGRI_mPonPyg2-v2.0_pri, whole genome shotgun sequence, encodes the following:
- the LOC129041450 gene encoding LOW QUALITY PROTEIN: putative postmeiotic segregation increased 2-like protein 1 (The sequence of the model RefSeq protein was modified relative to this genomic sequence to represent the inferred CDS: deleted 2 bases in 1 codon); this translates as MLGEEELWGQEDEDCRARGDSGQQRAAARAHWAGGGGPRSYPHVANAGRWAATPALHVGEPVHAGGKFQTEKRAAPVIRLYLVHRHGGTKASACQTPMLGSRRRPQLRAAISLLTLLRWFGENAVRCALIGPCSLTSRTRRLTEPIGEKERREVFFSPRPERMEQNVKSSQWELGRRGACGSLGGKFPRLGGGSGVESMEPAESSSTEPAKAIKPIDRKSVHQICSGPVVLSLSTAVKELVENSLDAGATNIAMSPFLPAMHRRRLGLDWCLITMGKSSRKPPTPTPEGPQSA